One genomic segment of Arcobacter porcinus includes these proteins:
- a CDS encoding Bcr/CflA family efflux MFS transporter has translation MKKRLINPKFITTISLIVILCYMAIDMYLASMPDIATYFQTSYAKVQLSLTFYLFALGIGQLFFGPLIDYFGRKKLLLFGFLVYAFCSYLITTASSVEIFLFYRIIQGLGVSLTYVSLISMIRDVSKGKVAAKIFAILITIGAITPILAPAIGGYIDQIFGWKSIFYVLCVLALILTFVSVFTLQETLKEEKRVIINFKNVFIIYASIFKDKKFIIPALATCLMYMFIFAYIAGASYAYREVYDIDAKTFGLLFGATGSALLLGALLSTKLLKIMDMDRLSITGATFIFIGALISFTSSNIAVIGLDGIVFGFFISFFGLGLAEASLFAIAMSSQKKSLGATAALLGSLQLLLPATVTLIAGYLVEISNFHWLSLILVLSILSFVFTVRVFRKKKA, from the coding sequence TTGAAAAAAAGATTAATAAACCCTAAGTTTATAACAACAATTTCACTAATTGTAATTTTATGTTATATGGCTATTGATATGTATCTAGCTTCAATGCCTGATATTGCAACATATTTCCAAACTTCATATGCAAAAGTACAGCTTTCACTTACTTTTTATCTTTTTGCTTTGGGAATTGGACAACTGTTTTTTGGACCACTTATTGACTATTTTGGAAGAAAAAAGCTTCTTCTATTTGGTTTTTTAGTTTATGCTTTTTGTTCATATTTGATCACAACTGCATCAAGCGTTGAGATATTTTTATTTTATAGAATAATCCAAGGGTTAGGAGTATCTTTAACTTATGTTTCATTAATAAGTATGATAAGAGATGTTTCAAAAGGAAAAGTAGCAGCAAAAATATTTGCAATATTAATCACAATAGGAGCGATTACTCCAATTTTAGCACCTGCTATTGGTGGATATATTGATCAGATTTTTGGATGGAAATCAATATTTTATGTACTTTGTGTTTTAGCACTAATTTTAACTTTTGTATCAGTTTTTACTTTGCAAGAGACTTTAAAAGAAGAGAAAAGAGTAATAATAAATTTTAAAAATGTATTTATTATATATGCTTCAATTTTCAAAGATAAAAAATTTATAATCCCTGCTTTAGCAACTTGTCTTATGTATATGTTTATTTTTGCATATATTGCAGGTGCTTCTTATGCATATAGAGAAGTTTATGATATAGATGCAAAAACTTTTGGTCTTCTTTTTGGAGCAACGGGAAGTGCTTTATTACTTGGAGCTTTATTATCTACTAAACTTCTAAAAATTATGGATATGGATAGATTATCTATTACAGGAGCAACTTTTATATTTATTGGAGCTCTTATAAGTTTTACAAGCTCAAATATTGCTGTTATAGGTTTAGATGGAATTGTATTTGGATTTTTTATATCTTTCTTTGGTTTAGGTTTAGCAGAAGCAAGTCTTTTTGCTATTGCTATGTCCTCACAAAAAAAATCATTGGGAGCAACTGCTGCACTTTTAGGTTCTTTACAACTTTTACTTCCAGCAACAGTTACTTTAATAGCTGGATATCTAGTAGAGATTTCAAACTTTCATTGGCTTAGTTTAATTCTTGTTTTAAGTATCCTATCTTTTGTATTCACTGTAAGAGTATTTAGGAAGAAAAAAGCTTAA
- the pseB gene encoding UDP-N-acetylglucosamine 4,6-dehydratase (inverting) — MFNGKNILITGGTGSFGKKYTKILLEKYKPNKIIIFSRDELKQYEMAQEYNAKCMRYFIGDVRDNQRLKQATKDVDFIIHAAALKHVPIAEYNPMECIKTNIDGAQNVIEATLENGVKRVIALSTDKAANPVNLYGATKLASDKLFVAANNLVGKNDIKFSVVRYGNVVGSRGSVVPFFEKLIENGEKELPITDDKMTRFFITLEDGVNFVLKNFERMQGGEIFIPKIPSMKIIDMATALAPNLSHKIIGIRPGEKLHEIMCPADDSHLTLEFDDHYVIKPTIKFSGYVDYSKNLLGEVGKPVLQGFEYNSGNNKQRLSNEEFLNMVKKA; from the coding sequence ATGTTTAATGGAAAAAATATCTTAATAACAGGTGGAACAGGTAGTTTTGGGAAAAAATATACAAAAATACTATTAGAAAAATATAAACCAAATAAAATAATAATTTTCAGTAGAGATGAACTAAAACAATATGAAATGGCACAAGAGTACAATGCAAAATGTATGAGATATTTTATTGGTGATGTTAGAGATAATCAAAGATTAAAACAAGCTACAAAAGATGTTGATTTCATTATACATGCAGCTGCACTTAAACATGTGCCTATTGCTGAATATAATCCAATGGAGTGTATAAAAACAAATATTGATGGAGCACAAAATGTTATTGAAGCTACTTTAGAAAATGGTGTAAAAAGAGTTATTGCACTTTCAACGGATAAAGCAGCAAATCCTGTAAATCTTTATGGTGCTACAAAATTGGCTTCAGATAAACTTTTTGTTGCAGCAAATAATCTTGTAGGCAAAAATGATATAAAGTTTTCAGTTGTTAGATATGGAAATGTTGTAGGAAGTAGGGGTTCAGTTGTTCCATTTTTTGAAAAATTAATTGAAAATGGAGAAAAAGAACTTCCTATAACAGATGATAAGATGACTAGATTTTTTATTACACTTGAAGATGGTGTAAATTTTGTATTGAAGAATTTTGAAAGAATGCAAGGTGGAGAGATTTTTATTCCAAAAATACCATCAATGAAAATAATAGATATGGCAACAGCTCTTGCTCCAAATTTATCACACAAAATAATAGGTATAAGACCAGGAGAAAAATTACATGAAATTATGTGTCCTGCTGATGATAGTCATTTAACTTTGGAATTTGATGATCACTATGTAATCAAACCAACTATAAAATTTTCTGGATATGTAGATTATAGTAAAAACTTATTAGGCGAAGTAGGAAAACCTGTATTACAAGGTTTTGAATATAATTCAGGAAATAATAAACAAAGGCTAAGTAATGAAGAGTTTTTAAATATGGTAAAAAAAGCATGA
- the pseC gene encoding UDP-4-amino-4,6-dideoxy-N-acetyl-beta-L-altrosamine transaminase has protein sequence MKTFIPYGKQNIDEDDIKAVIEVLKSDFLTTGPKIKEFEDKICEYTSAKYCVAVSNGTAALHLASMVLLEKGDKVLTTVNSFVATSNSILYLEAKPVFLDICEDGNIDLDLCEKELEKDSSIKAIYVVHFSGKIVNQEKLKYLKDKYGVKILEDCAHSLGAKDNDIKAGSCVNSDCSILSFHPVKHITTGEGGAITTNSKEFYEKLLEYRAHGIKRSDFLYENMAKDEKGNTNPWYYEMQTLGFNYRITDFASALGLSQFKKLDSFIEKRKKIALNYDKAFLNSIVKPLYSFDESSSYHLYVVCVDFSKLNITKAELFNKMRDKNIGLQLHYIPINKQVFYKDLGYGNEKTPKMDKYYKECFSLPMYPSLKEDEQKYVVETLLDILSA, from the coding sequence ATGAAAACTTTTATTCCATATGGGAAACAAAATATAGATGAAGATGATATTAAAGCAGTTATTGAAGTTTTAAAATCAGATTTTTTAACAACAGGACCAAAAATAAAAGAGTTTGAAGATAAAATCTGTGAATACACAAGTGCAAAGTATTGTGTTGCGGTATCAAATGGTACAGCAGCACTTCATTTAGCTTCTATGGTTCTTTTAGAAAAAGGGGATAAGGTTTTAACAACCGTAAACTCTTTTGTTGCAACTTCAAATTCAATTTTGTATTTAGAAGCAAAACCAGTTTTTTTAGATATTTGTGAAGATGGAAATATAGATTTAGATTTATGTGAAAAAGAACTTGAAAAAGATAGCTCGATAAAAGCAATATATGTTGTGCACTTTTCAGGAAAAATTGTAAATCAAGAGAAACTAAAATATTTAAAAGATAAATATGGAGTAAAAATATTAGAAGATTGTGCACACTCTTTAGGAGCTAAAGATAATGATATAAAAGCTGGTTCTTGTGTAAATAGTGATTGTAGTATTTTGTCTTTTCATCCCGTTAAACATATAACAACAGGTGAAGGTGGTGCAATTACAACAAATTCTAAAGAATTCTATGAAAAACTTCTTGAGTATAGAGCTCACGGAATTAAAAGAAGTGACTTTTTATATGAAAATATGGCAAAAGATGAAAAGGGAAATACTAATCCTTGGTATTATGAGATGCAAACTCTAGGTTTTAATTATAGAATTACAGATTTTGCATCAGCTTTAGGACTTAGCCAATTTAAAAAACTTGATAGCTTTATAGAAAAAAGAAAAAAGATAGCTCTAAATTATGATAAAGCTTTTTTAAATAGTATTGTAAAACCTCTATACTCTTTTGATGAAAGTTCATCTTACCATTTATATGTAGTTTGTGTTGATTTTTCAAAGTTAAATATAACAAAAGCAGAATTATTTAATAAAATGAGAGATAAAAATATAGGTCTTCAGCTTCACTATATTCCTATAAATAAACAAGTTTTTTATAAAGACTTAGGATATGGGAATGAGAAAACTCCTAAAATGGATAAATATTATAAAGAGTGCTTTTCTCTTCCTATGTATCCAAGCTTAAAAGAAGATGAGCAAAAGTATGTTGTTGAAACTTTATTGGACATTTTAAGTGCTTAA
- the pseG gene encoding UDP-2,4-diacetamido-2,4,6-trideoxy-beta-L-altropyranose hydrolase, translated as MNILIRANSSSYIGTGHIMRDLVLAKQYLNDNIIFATENLDGNINHKIIEAGYKIELLKSNNFDELNELIKKLNIDMIIIDNYEINYNFEKKLKELNPSLKIFVFDDTYEKHYCDILLNHNIYADEKRYKNLVPYNCELRCGSKYTLLREEFLEAKKQTKKIKKNKKIKTIFVAMGGADHTNKNIKILRIIKKFRKNNKEKIVVNLFTTNANKNLKQLNKYCKSKKWINLHINSRIIANYMIKSDLAIVTPSVTLNEVFYLDIPFIAIKTAKNQKYMYKYIVKDGYKTLRSFNKKELEKGIDKILGVENEKYKV; from the coding sequence ATGAATATTTTAATAAGAGCCAATTCATCCTCATATATTGGAACGGGGCATATTATGAGAGATTTGGTTTTAGCAAAACAATATTTAAATGATAATATTATTTTTGCTACAGAAAATTTAGATGGAAATATAAATCACAAAATTATTGAAGCAGGTTATAAAATAGAACTTCTAAAATCAAATAACTTTGATGAATTAAATGAGTTAATTAAAAAATTAAATATTGATATGATAATTATAGATAATTATGAAATAAATTATAATTTTGAGAAAAAATTAAAAGAGTTAAATCCAAGTTTAAAAATATTTGTGTTTGATGATACTTATGAAAAACATTATTGTGATATTTTATTAAATCATAATATTTATGCAGATGAAAAAAGATATAAAAATCTAGTACCATATAATTGTGAATTAAGATGTGGAAGTAAATACACACTTTTAAGAGAAGAATTTTTAGAAGCTAAAAAACAAACAAAAAAAATAAAAAAAAATAAAAAAATAAAAACTATTTTTGTAGCTATGGGTGGAGCTGACCATACAAATAAAAATATAAAGATTTTAAGAATAATTAAGAAATTTAGAAAAAATAATAAAGAAAAAATAGTAGTAAATCTTTTTACTACAAATGCAAATAAAAATCTAAAACAATTAAATAAATATTGTAAAAGTAAGAAATGGATAAATTTACATATTAATTCAAGAATAATTGCTAATTATATGATTAAAAGTGATTTAGCAATAGTTACTCCAAGTGTTACTTTAAATGAAGTTTTTTATTTAGATATTCCTTTTATTGCTATAAAAACAGCTAAAAATCAAAAATATATGTATAAATATATAGTAAAAGATGGATATAAAACTTTGAGAAGCTTTAATAAAAAAGAGTTGGAAAAAGGTATAGATAAAATCTTAGGTGTAGAAAATGAAAAGTATAAAGTTTAA
- the recA gene encoding recombinase RecA — MDENQKKSLELAIKQIDKAFGKGTLIRLGDKEVIPTEAISTGSLGLDLALGVGGIPKGRVIEIYGPESSGKTTLTLHAIAEAQKAGGVCAFIDAEHALDVKYAKDIGVDIDNLLVSQPDFGEQALEILETVIRSGAVDLVVIDSVAALTPKVEIDGDMDDMQVGVQARLMSKALRKVTGLLSKMNCTVIFINQIRMKIGMTGYGSPETTTGGNALKFYSSVRLDIRRIATLKQGENSIGNRVKVKVVKNKVAAPFKQAEFDIMFGEGISKTGELVDYGVKLDIVDKAGAWFSYGDTKIGQGRENSKVFLRDNPEIAKEIEDKILNSMGINDAIITGSDEESSSDSLDD, encoded by the coding sequence ATGGATGAAAATCAAAAAAAATCACTAGAACTAGCAATTAAACAAATAGACAAAGCTTTTGGAAAAGGTACTTTAATAAGACTTGGGGATAAAGAAGTAATTCCTACTGAAGCTATTAGTACAGGTTCTTTAGGACTTGATTTAGCTTTAGGTGTTGGTGGAATTCCAAAAGGAAGAGTTATTGAAATTTATGGACCAGAAAGTTCAGGAAAAACAACTCTTACTTTACATGCTATTGCAGAAGCTCAAAAAGCTGGTGGAGTTTGTGCTTTTATAGATGCTGAACACGCTTTAGATGTAAAATATGCAAAAGACATTGGAGTTGATATTGATAATTTACTTGTTTCTCAACCAGATTTTGGAGAACAAGCTTTAGAAATCCTTGAAACTGTTATTAGAAGTGGAGCTGTTGATTTAGTTGTTATTGACTCAGTTGCTGCACTTACACCAAAAGTTGAGATTGATGGTGATATGGATGATATGCAAGTTGGAGTTCAAGCAAGACTTATGAGTAAAGCTCTAAGAAAAGTTACTGGTCTTTTAAGTAAGATGAACTGTACAGTTATTTTTATTAACCAAATAAGAATGAAAATTGGAATGACTGGTTATGGAAGTCCTGAAACAACAACTGGTGGAAATGCACTTAAATTTTACTCTTCTGTTAGACTTGATATTAGAAGAATTGCAACACTTAAACAAGGTGAAAACTCTATTGGAAATAGAGTTAAAGTTAAAGTTGTAAAAAATAAAGTTGCAGCTCCATTTAAACAAGCAGAGTTTGATATTATGTTTGGAGAAGGAATTTCTAAAACAGGTGAACTTGTAGATTATGGAGTTAAACTTGATATTGTTGATAAAGCTGGAGCTTGGTTTAGCTACGGTGATACAAAAATTGGTCAAGGAAGAGAAAATTCAAAAGTATTCTTAAGAGATAATCCAGAGATTGCAAAAGAGATAGAAGATAAAATTTTAAATTCTATGGGAATAAATGATGCTATTATCACTGGAAGTGATGAAGAAAGTTCTTCTGATTCTTTAGATGATTAA
- the pseH gene encoding UDP-4-amino-4,6-dideoxy-N-acetyl-beta-L-altrosamine N-acetyltransferase, translated as MKKVISTSKEQFNLLRIIDNENHPEFFEVDGTKYILKIELDEGKSITLHDFIDLSLEENNLILEWRNNPEVRKWMYNQHIIKLEEHLNFIENLKINKDKLYFLLKKDGDNLGVIYFVDINSEFSYFGFYGNPNSVSGIGRVLEETSIKFAFDVLKVNRLKLEIFENNIKVINLHKKYKFKEVDRKIVNNINVICMELKNEDRKI; from the coding sequence ATGAAAAAAGTAATATCAACATCAAAAGAACAATTTAATTTATTGAGAATTATAGATAATGAAAATCATCCAGAATTTTTTGAAGTAGATGGTACTAAATATATACTAAAAATTGAACTAGATGAAGGGAAAAGTATAACTCTTCATGATTTTATAGATTTAAGCTTAGAAGAAAATAATCTAATTTTAGAATGGAGAAATAATCCAGAAGTTAGAAAATGGATGTACAATCAACATATTATAAAACTAGAAGAACATTTGAATTTTATTGAAAATTTAAAAATAAATAAAGATAAATTATATTTTCTATTAAAAAAAGATGGAGATAATTTAGGTGTAATTTATTTTGTTGATATAAATAGTGAGTTTTCATATTTTGGTTTTTATGGAAATCCTAATTCAGTTTCAGGAATAGGAAGAGTATTAGAAGAAACATCAATAAAATTTGCTTTTGATGTATTAAAGGTAAATAGACTAAAATTAGAGATATTTGAAAATAATATCAAGGTTATAAATCTACATAAAAAATATAAATTTAAAGAAGTAGATAGAAAAATTGTTAATAATATAAATGTAATTTGTATGGAGTTAAAAAATGAAGATAGGAAAATTTGA
- a CDS encoding sodium-dependent transporter, translating into MHKNRFSRVGYVLAIAGSAIGLGNIWKFPYITGENGGGAFVLVFLLAVFSIGISIFIAEVILGKIVKKDAVTTFEVLSPKKHKYFKYIGFTFITGILIISFYPIVIAWILHYTVLSFTTLPASVDLAEKYFVNYSQTNLLSQISYFTFVFFLIAFIISKGIKKGIERLNNMLIPALFIIFILMFFYSLTLSGFPKAMEFMFKVDFENFDTNSILIAVGHAFFCLSVGVVTILTYSASISEDTHILKATLFVVIMDVLTAFLSGLIIFTIIFSADANVDKGVGLVFITLPAIFSDMGFAGTIFAIFFFLALAFAAITSAVSMIEPAIMYLMERKGFKRLKATITVSAFAYSLGLLAILSFSNDFKDYLTFYGRSFFDWLDFSTSAIMMPLGGIAISIFVAYVADKELIRKALEPYLGKFLFSLWLIILRYLTPFAIFILMLKEAGLVSF; encoded by the coding sequence TTGCATAAAAATAGGTTTTCAAGAGTTGGATATGTTTTGGCGATTGCAGGAAGTGCAATTGGGCTTGGTAATATTTGGAAATTTCCTTATATTACAGGAGAAAATGGTGGTGGAGCTTTTGTTTTAGTATTCTTACTTGCAGTTTTTTCTATTGGAATTTCTATATTCATTGCTGAGGTGATTTTAGGAAAAATTGTAAAAAAAGATGCTGTTACAACTTTTGAAGTTTTATCTCCAAAAAAGCATAAATATTTTAAATATATTGGTTTTACTTTTATAACAGGAATCTTAATAATCTCTTTTTATCCTATTGTTATAGCTTGGATTTTACACTATACAGTTCTAAGCTTTACAACTTTGCCTGCAAGTGTAGATTTAGCTGAAAAGTATTTTGTAAATTATTCACAAACTAATCTTTTATCTCAGATATCTTACTTTACATTTGTATTTTTTTTAATTGCTTTTATCATTTCAAAAGGTATAAAAAAAGGTATAGAGAGGTTAAATAATATGTTAATTCCTGCTCTATTTATTATATTTATTTTGATGTTTTTTTATTCACTTACTTTAAGTGGTTTTCCAAAAGCTATGGAGTTTATGTTTAAAGTAGATTTTGAGAATTTTGATACAAATTCAATATTAATTGCAGTTGGACATGCATTTTTTTGTTTATCTGTTGGAGTAGTAACTATTTTGACTTATTCAGCTTCTATAAGTGAAGATACACATATCTTAAAAGCAACACTTTTTGTAGTAATTATGGATGTTTTAACTGCATTTTTATCAGGACTTATTATTTTTACAATAATATTTAGTGCAGATGCGAATGTTGATAAAGGTGTTGGATTGGTTTTTATTACTTTACCTGCAATTTTTTCTGATATGGGATTTGCTGGAACGATATTTGCAATATTTTTCTTTCTTGCATTAGCTTTTGCAGCAATTACATCAGCTGTTTCAATGATAGAACCTGCAATTATGTATTTAATGGAAAGAAAAGGTTTTAAAAGATTAAAAGCAACAATTACAGTATCTGCTTTTGCATATAGTTTAGGGCTTCTAGCAATATTATCTTTTTCAAATGATTTTAAAGATTATCTAACTTTTTACGGAAGATCATTTTTTGACTGGTTAGATTTTTCTACATCTGCAATTATGATGCCTCTTGGAGGAATAGCAATATCAATCTTCGTTGCATATGTTGCAGATAAAGAGCTTATAAGAAAAGCACTTGAACCATATTTAGGAAAGTTTTTGTTCTCTTTATGGCTTATAATTTTAAGATATTTAACACCTTTTGCAATATTTATTTTGATGTTAAAAGAAGCAGGACTTGTAAGTTTTTAG
- the dauA gene encoding C4-dicarboxylic acid transporter DauA, whose translation MIKSNIFAGLTVGIIALPLSMALAIGTGVPPELGLYTAIIAGIIAAIFGSSKVNISGPTAAFIVILIPIVQEFGVTGLLLCGLMSGVILVLVGVFKLGNLIELVPYPVTVGFTSGIAVVIATFQIKDFFGLTIENFTGSYLDKIFLLFQSFPTINLYEFLTASLTLLILILWKKSKSKIPPALIALSIVTLLVAYFNHKFGLNIATIHSTFSYEVGENSGTGIPPIPLQFILPWEFLKPEEINFALITKLLPHAIAIAILGALESLLCAVISDGITGNKTDPNKELIGQGITNIVVPFFGGIPATAAIARTVANINAGGTAKLASIVHSLFILVSILFIAPYISYLPMAGLSALLLIVAWNMSEIKHFKNILRTAPKDDIYVLLTCFSLTVLIDMQVAVAVGIGLASVLFIKRTIELYSIELVSENKTLHPDLPKNVLIYDINGPMFFGAAQKAMKSLLSSSDKRDIVILNMKNVSMIDMTAMVALKSIIDTFAAKNKKLILSGLNNRVLKKLERAKFDYVTSFSNIEDSLEYVRHLENIILKDKA comes from the coding sequence ATGATAAAAAGTAATATTTTTGCTGGTCTTACGGTTGGAATTATTGCTCTTCCTTTATCTATGGCTCTTGCTATTGGAACTGGAGTTCCACCAGAACTAGGGCTTTATACTGCAATTATTGCTGGAATTATTGCAGCTATATTTGGTTCAAGTAAGGTAAACATATCAGGGCCAACAGCTGCTTTTATAGTAATTTTAATTCCTATTGTTCAAGAGTTTGGAGTAACTGGACTTTTACTTTGTGGACTTATGTCAGGAGTTATTTTAGTTTTAGTTGGTGTATTTAAATTAGGAAACCTAATAGAACTTGTTCCATATCCAGTTACAGTTGGGTTTACTTCTGGAATTGCTGTTGTAATTGCAACTTTTCAGATAAAAGATTTTTTTGGACTTACAATTGAGAACTTTACAGGTTCATATCTTGATAAGATTTTTTTACTTTTTCAATCTTTTCCTACAATTAACTTATATGAATTTTTAACTGCTAGTTTAACTTTGCTTATTCTCATTCTTTGGAAAAAATCAAAAAGTAAAATTCCACCAGCTTTGATTGCATTGAGCATAGTAACTCTGCTTGTAGCATATTTTAATCATAAGTTTGGGCTAAATATTGCAACTATTCATTCAACTTTTTCTTATGAAGTTGGAGAAAATAGTGGAACAGGAATTCCACCAATTCCTTTACAGTTTATTCTTCCTTGGGAGTTTTTAAAACCAGAAGAGATAAATTTTGCTTTAATTACAAAACTACTTCCTCATGCAATTGCAATTGCAATTTTAGGTGCTTTGGAATCTTTATTGTGTGCAGTTATTAGTGATGGAATAACAGGTAATAAAACAGATCCAAATAAAGAGCTAATAGGTCAAGGAATCACAAATATTGTTGTTCCATTTTTTGGAGGAATTCCAGCAACTGCTGCAATAGCAAGAACGGTTGCAAATATAAATGCAGGTGGAACAGCAAAACTAGCAAGTATAGTTCACTCTTTATTTATTTTAGTTTCAATTTTATTTATTGCTCCATATATTTCTTATCTTCCAATGGCTGGATTATCTGCTCTTTTATTGATAGTTGCTTGGAATATGAGTGAAATTAAACACTTCAAAAATATTTTAAGAACAGCACCAAAAGATGATATATATGTACTTCTTACATGTTTTTCATTGACTGTTTTAATTGATATGCAAGTTGCAGTTGCAGTTGGTATTGGACTAGCTTCAGTTCTATTTATAAAAAGAACTATTGAGTTATATTCAATTGAGCTTGTAAGTGAAAATAAAACTCTACATCCAGATTTGCCAAAAAATGTTTTGATTTATGATATAAATGGACCAATGTTTTTTGGAGCTGCACAAAAAGCTATGAAATCACTACTTAGCTCAAGTGATAAAAGAGATATTGTTATTTTAAATATGAAAAATGTTTCTATGATTGATATGACAGCTATGGTTGCTTTAAAATCTATTATAGATACATTTGCAGCAAAAAATAAAAAACTTATTCTTTCAGGATTAAATAATAGAGTATTAAAAAAATTAGAAAGAGCAAAATTTGATTATGTTACAAGCTTTTCAAATATTGAAGATTCTTTAGAATATGTAAGGCATCTTGAAAATATAATATTGAAAGATAAAGCTTAA
- the nfo gene encoding deoxyribonuclease IV gives MKFVGAHVSASGGVYNSPINASLIGAKAFALFTKNQRQWNAKALDNETIDRWFKELEKSGIQSKHILPHNSYLINLGHPDSDAREKSLNSFIDEVQRCEILALDKLNFHPGSHLRKISEDECLDNIAECLNITLEKTSGVKLVIENTAGQGSNLGYKFEHLAYLIDKVEDKSRIGVCIDTCHMFTAGYDIRTKEAYDKTWAEFDKIVGREYLAGMHINDSKPELGSRVDRHDSLGAGQIGWDAFKFIMNDSRMDDIPLVLETIDENIWAEEIETLYSFIGK, from the coding sequence ATGAAATTTGTTGGTGCTCATGTGAGTGCAAGTGGTGGAGTTTATAATTCACCAATAAATGCTAGTTTAATAGGAGCAAAAGCTTTTGCTTTATTTACTAAAAACCAAAGACAATGGAATGCAAAAGCTTTAGATAATGAGACAATTGATAGATGGTTTAAAGAGCTTGAAAAAAGTGGAATACAAAGCAAACATATTTTACCTCACAACTCATATCTTATAAATCTTGGTCATCCAGATAGTGATGCTAGAGAAAAATCTTTAAATAGTTTTATTGATGAAGTTCAAAGATGTGAAATATTAGCTTTAGATAAATTAAATTTTCATCCAGGTTCTCACTTAAGAAAAATAAGCGAAGATGAGTGTTTAGATAATATTGCAGAGTGTTTAAATATAACTTTAGAAAAAACAAGTGGTGTTAAACTTGTTATTGAAAATACTGCTGGTCAAGGAAGTAATCTTGGTTACAAATTTGAACATCTTGCATATTTAATAGATAAAGTTGAAGATAAAAGTAGAATTGGTGTATGTATTGATACTTGTCATATGTTTACAGCTGGTTATGATATTAGAACAAAAGAAGCTTACGATAAAACTTGGGCAGAATTTGACAAAATTGTAGGAAGAGAATATTTGGCAGGAATGCACATAAATGATTCAAAACCAGAACTTGGAAGCCGTGTTGATAGACACGATAGTCTTGGAGCTGGTCAAATTGGTTGGGATGCTTTTAAATTTATAATGAATGATTCAAGAATGGATGATATTCCACTTGTTTTAGAAACAATAGATGAAAACATTTGGGCAGAAGAGATAGAAACTTTATATAGTTTTATAGGAAAATAG
- the pseF gene encoding pseudaminic acid cytidylyltransferase: protein MLNCVAIIPARGGSKRIPKKNIKLFHGKPLIAYSIEAAIKSKLFSKVIVSTDDEEIAKIAKEYGADVPFIRPKELSDDFTGTGAVVNHAIDFLKQNGEKIDFVCTIYATAPFLQEKYLIEGFTKLKNSTVKNAFSCTSMPFPIQRTFKITQEERCEMFWPENFMKRSQDLEEAYQDAGQFYWENLSIKSDEIMFGKDSIPIILPRCLVQDIDTLEDWQRAEIMYEAIRKSQDIKKI, encoded by the coding sequence GTGCTTAATTGTGTAGCAATAATTCCAGCACGTGGTGGAAGTAAAAGAATTCCTAAAAAAAATATAAAACTATTTCATGGAAAACCGCTTATTGCTTATAGTATTGAAGCTGCAATAAAATCAAAACTTTTTTCCAAAGTTATAGTTTCAACAGATGATGAAGAAATTGCAAAAATTGCAAAGGAATATGGAGCAGATGTTCCATTTATAAGACCAAAAGAATTAAGTGATGATTTTACAGGAACGGGTGCAGTTGTAAATCATGCAATAGATTTTTTAAAACAAAATGGAGAAAAAATAGATTTTGTTTGTACAATTTATGCAACAGCCCCATTTCTTCAAGAAAAATATCTAATAGAAGGTTTTACTAAACTCAAAAATTCAACTGTTAAAAATGCTTTTTCTTGTACTTCTATGCCATTTCCAATTCAAAGAACATTTAAAATCACTCAAGAAGAAAGATGTGAGATGTTTTGGCCAGAAAATTTTATGAAACGAAGTCAGGATTTAGAAGAAGCTTATCAAGATGCTGGACAATTTTATTGGGAAAACTTAAGTATAAAATCAGATGAGATAATGTTTGGAAAAGATAGTATTCCTATAATACTTCCTAGATGTTTAGTACAGGATATTGATACACTTGAAGATTGGCAAAGGGCAGAGATTATGTATGAAGCTATTAGAAAATCACAAGATATAAAAAAGATTTGA